The stretch of DNA ATATTAATAATTAAGGCTAAACAAGAAAAGGTTGTAAGTTTGTTAGGGCGCCGAACAAACTTACAAACTTTTCTTGTTTAGCTTATTATTTAAGGTTAAGTTAGAATAaaaagacagaaaatcaattaacctTCTTTTGAGTATCTTTTCATCTGCACTTTTGTCAGTGTGTCGAACTGGGAGATTTTAAAGTCATcccaatgaaaaatataaaaaggatATATCTGCGGATATTTTCCTACATCATGATACTtctcaaaaatactttaaaaaattaaacttttgaaGGAATGGCAGTTATCTTGCATAACTGATCTCAATTCACCCCATTTGACGGTATTGCAAAGTTGCAGAACTCCTTTCGCACGTTAACACACTCAAAATTGCACTCACCAAAGCCCGCGTTGAGGCTATTCGTTCATGTTCATTATATTTCCTACACAATCCGACTAAAATGAGTGGAAAATAAACTGCAGCTTTTCATTCATGcacaaaacaaattttgcaGTGCATTATGCAGAATCACAGGTTAAAGATAGCAACGAAGGTGGTTGATTGATGAGCCTGTGATGATTGATGTTGTGCTGCACTCAAAAACTCGCGcacaaataaaactttaaaatggtAAAAGTTATCATAAAACGTTTTTAGGAATCACTTTTACGGTCATTTCCATCGATTTCCATTGTGTTTTTTGCTCACAATTGACGAATTTTCATCTTGTGCCGCAATTTCCTCATCCAGGAGCAATTCAAAATTCCCCAATGCCTCTTGATTGGGAATTTTATTCCAGCGAACACtgcaatgaaaaaagaaaaaaaactctaaccAATTATTCAACAATGCATGTCTGCGAATTTTTGCAGcaacaaaattacaaaaaaacattactTGGTGagtataattgaaaaaaaatatatcgcaTTAATAttggagtgaaaaaaaaaacgatggaGTGGAATTTATgacaaaataaagaaacaaCCTTTATTGTGTCGGTTTTGGTTAAATAAATGGgcaagaaaagtattttcttttctctttttcaacCATATAACGTATGAGGGTGAAATTTGCAAACTTTCATTCatgttcttttcattttttttcatacacatacatacacGCACAGTGTATTACCTACATTACGTGTAAATTGTTGCTTCCGCTTTCCATTTCGGAATTTTTCGGAAGTTAATCActgacttttaaaaaattcttataataatttaattttgtatttgaaaatgaTCTCTTCGTTACAATGTAGTGTAGCGTAGGCGgtacacaaaaaatatgaatttacaCGACAATTTATGatagaaaggagtttattcacttcaTATAGGGAACAGGGGCGCAGACAGATATCCCTCGAAATGGACTAAATAAGAAACTAATGTAATGTTTCCTCGCAAATTTTCCATCgtaggaaaatggtttaaatataaaatgttaagTCTTTATATGACTTTCATATGGcacagaaagaattttctagaatagctagaaattaggaaaaaatatcaaaatggttttaattgTCCGTCTTTAgagctttaaaagctctctgtatataacgtaaaatattttaaggtcaaatataaaataaaaaaatgaaaagcgcATGAATTTAgtgaatgaataattaatttaacactCACTCAGGTACCCCATCAGGTGGTAAGACAACAGAGAGAATATTATCGATGAGCTTGTACTTGAGGATCCTGTCATTAACTGTGGTCGATGTGAGTGATGGTGATGCATTTACTTCAACAAGCCACGGCTTTAGCGTATTGTCTATTATAATGTCGTAGCCATAGCACTCGAAGCAATGACGATCACTCGCCATGACGGGAGACACGGCCCTCAGTGAGTGCACAATTAGCCATGTAATTGATCCGAACAGTTTATCGGTGACCTCCTTCCCGCGCGTACCCTCCAGGTACAGCCGTAAATTCTGGACACTCCACTTCCCGCCATGGAGATTATTGTACTCACCCCCATGCTTCTGGACACTCACATTGGTCAGGTGCACGTACATGTTGTCCAATTCAGTCACGCTCGTATCGTACTTAACCGTGCAGAAGCGACAGAAGCCCAATTTGAATTGATAAGCCTTGAGTGGGCGGAAAGAGGTGACGAGTACATAGAGGCGCAGATCAAACTTCTTCCCGCCAATTAGGAGGGGATTATCAATGTAGCGTGATATCACGTAGCTCTCCTTCCCAATTTGCGGATGAAAAGCCGTTTTTGCCTCTCTCGACCATTTTTTCAACTTGGACAGTTTATTAATGAGAAATATTCCAGCACCTTGAGACTTCCCGCATGGTTTCATTATCCACGTGCTCGATGGATTCTTCCTGTACTCCTCCACGAACATGTTGTAGTCCGCGGGAAGGACAAATGTTACGGGGATAAAGTCCAAATATAAGTATTTGGTTCCACCTGAAAAAccgttaaagaatttttttttttaatttataagtaTGATTCATGTTAAGGCAgcttgaagtttgtacactttttttcccggaactgttggatgtgcttcccggaaagtgccataagtgccTCGAAGTTGTACAGTCACCCTTCgcattgcatcaggaagtttctaagggatctaaggaactttcttttcaacacTCAATTGATTCTTGATTTCATTTAGGGGTCCAAATCTGTCTATGTAAGGACACTGCTTTGTAATTGCTTAGAAGCATTTTTATAGACTCCCTAAATGGACAGATTTGGATccctaaatgaaatcaaaaatcagcagggtgttgaaaaggaagttcttaagatcccttagaaactttctGATGCAATTGGAGTACTGACTGGACGATTTCCAGACACTTATGGCTCTTTCCGGGAAGTACATCAAACAGTtcaggaagaaaaatttattcaaaaagtcTACAAACTTCAACCTGTTTCATGTTAgagatgaaaaggaaaatcttctaataagacatttctttttgaggGATCTAATTTGATACGTTGGACCCACTcggaaaaattctaaaaatgtggaattttgtaaaaattgaaaaagaggTTAACTCGCATTGgctttcaaaatggcggccacaacaacaacaaatatggccaattttcgattttttcttaaagtaagTCATCATATCTTCCCGTTTTAATCCTTAAAATCCCTTCCACACGAAGAAAGACAGAAGAGCCTTTTTACCTGTTTGATTTGTCTCCGTCTTCTCAGCCAGAGGGCTTCCATCGCGCTCTAAATCCTTCCTGTAgcgttttatatttttcacaagaagATCCTTTCGCGAGAGCTCATAGTGATTTGGAAAGTGATTGATGATTTGATTGTCGTGCATACGGTAGCCACTGTCAACACTGAAGATATTGCGACAGGTCTGTGTACCTGCCCAGTAGAAATTCCAATCATCATCAGCTGCCACCTGAACCCATCCACGCTTCTCGAAGTTATTTATGAGGACTGATTTGTCGAGATCCGTGCAGAAGtagatttttatcttttcatgATTCCCAGATGGGGCGATCCTAAATGTATACACGAACTGGCAATGAGTTCTTGGACTTCCCTTGTTGAGGAGGGATTTCTTGACGTCTTCCTTACCTGCCGTACATGGTGGCTAAATTTGTGGTAACGCGTTTTGATTCATGAGCCATTTTTTActtattaatttactttttcacttGAAGACACTAAAGGTAATTTTGAAGGGAAAGAAATCAATGAGAGGACAACAATCCCCATGTTACCTGGACAACGTATGGAGGGGTcaggaaattttaatgattttctttacaataaaaacatttttctttaataaagtttataactaacaatttatttaaaataactgAGCTTGGATGATTGATGACTAAATGCTGTACCATCCGGGAACTGATGGTCTACTCTTATTCCTATCGAGGAACTTTTTGTAATTCTTCTTTGCTTCATCCAGAGACTTTTCGTCTttaattttatcctttttctcCTTCGGGAAGATATCGGGAAACTCAAAGGTCATATCACGTggctaaaaaatatatttaaaaaaaaatattttaaaaagcttttcaggAGATTCTTTAGGGAAATCCCCGGAGGATACTTACCAGAGTAACATAGGCGATCTTAACATCATCAGCTTTCTtgatgtaaccaaaattgggaTCTTGAGTTGTCTTCCCACTCTCAATCCTTGTTCGTACCTCCTTCACTGGGATATTGTAGATCTTCTCAAGATAGTTCTGGACGTCGTACTTTGTCATCTCCAGCGAGCAGGAAAACTGAACCACATTTTTTGGCTGCTCATGTACCGGGCGGATGAGCTTCATCCAGAAATTCGGGAGAAATACCCGCAGCTGGGGATTCCCTTTCTGATAGATGGGATACCAACGTGTTGACATTGCACCTGGAAGATTACTTCCTCAGAGATTCAGGAGATTTTCCAGGATTTACCCGAGTAAAGGATGAAAGGTCTGcgatgtttttattttttgacagTTGCGTTTTGCAAAAGTTGGCAGCCCTGTCGtgcaaaattcttcacatAACCTCACAACCAAGTTTTCTTGCAAGGTGCGTAATTTTCGTATTTTCCATgtattttcttagtttttctcaaagaaattgttcaaaaattagCTATAAATGTGCCAAAGTAGCAAAAGAAGTCcgaatttattgagaattattctttaattgcttagatttgagcaattttccattcgattatgtaatttttgtttgaaaatcaaCCTTCACTgacttctaattttttttcagttccTCAGCGAGGATAGTGAATCAGGAAGATGGGAAAGCACTTCGGTGAATTGGCCAAAGTTCGTGGGATTGTTACCTACAAATTGTCCCCCTTTGAGCAGAGGGCATTCGCTGGTGTTATCTCTCATGGAATCCCGAATACATTGAGGAGGATTCGTTCCAGCATCTTCCGTGTTGTACCCCCATTCATCATTGGCTACATTGTGTACGATGCTGTGGAAAGTCGCCATACCCAGCTGAGCCGTAAGAATCCAAAGGACTACGAGAATGATGTGTagagaatgaatgaaaatcataaaaaataaataaattatgtagaaAAGATGGCATTGGAAGCAAATCGTCTGCTAAACAATCTTATCTTGCAAATGTTTTGCTTTTGAGACTTCTCTTTCTAACCTTTTACAAACAAACTATAGTTGGCCTTGTCGCGCACTGTCAAAAAgacgaattttcatttcataaaaCGGACAAACGGCAAAgcgttgaattttctctcatttttcttttgtggaaaattaaagcCTCTAGTGCCACAATGCCACGGACAAAAGTCTCGAAGAATCCCAAGAGGAATCGGGAGCAAGCTCAGGATGATGCTCTGTTGAATTATCTCCGGGAATATGATGAATACGGTAAGCACGCCTTCCCATGTTTCCCTCCGGATTATTCCGTTTTTCCTTCACATTTTGGGAATCTCTGCTTGCAGTTGAAGCGGAATTTGCGGCTTTGGAGAACAAGCACACGGAGAATATTCAGCGGATTGAGAGGGAGACCCAGGAGATCCTTTCTCTTATTTCcgaagaaattctcaatatgAAAATTGGGGACATCAAAGCCATGGTTAGTTCTTCCCATTTGTTTTCCTCCCTCATTCTTCTCATTCAGGAGGTTCCTTTGTTTTCCAGACTGCTTCAAATCTTGCAGAAGTCTTCCAACTTCTTCAGGTAAACGTCGCTGAAACATTGAGTTCAACGCGAGAGGCGAATTCCGTACGAAAGCGGAAGCAATCCAAGGAGGATGAAGGTAAACTAATCATTTGATGAATCTTTGCATGAGATTATCCTTCTGCACGCATCCTACCTCTTTTTTACATCACGCTTTTACACCACATAATcataattcattcatttcgTGCTTTTGGTTTTTGGTTTACTTCGGGAATTCACTTTTGCCACCTTCTCTCTGTGTGGGGGCGCTCATCCTGAAGGTTACCTTACAGAGGGACGTACTTCCGAGAATACCACGACTGTGGCTCCAACTTCCGCAATTCGCGGACCATTGTCCGCAGCACGTGCCAAGATGCGACGCAGCAAGTCAACAGGGATGATTCCCAGCGTCCCACGTATGCCACCGAGTCGCCTAAAGCCACCGACGCCACTCAAGGGCCCCCTTGTGCCGCAAACGGAGCACAAATCAAGGTAAATTCCCCTTTATAATCCCATTTCGTTGATTCTTTACCCGACTGGAAAGAAAAAGGTCCCTTTTTGGGGGTTTTGTTTTCCTTAACCCTtgaaggattttgctggcccaATGGACTTTTTTAATCGCCACAGATTTTAAATCTatttacagtcaggtattgattaacgtcgcatgggatatactctttccactcattattattaatgggtggaaagagtatatcccatgcgacgttaaccaatacctgactgtaatatttcgtgataaattctacatctgtgtgttaggggagtttcattacttcaaaatcgtcgaaagaaaacttgaaaaaatattttcttttgatagaaaatgaaggttaaatttttgaggttagaaatttgaaatttaattgattttgataagatttgaattaaatggtctctagtaaattcaataaagatcaaaaaatcatttttcttaaattttcagatAAAATCATATGtttgaattcaattcaatcaaaatctaaaaaaattttatgaaaatcgaactaaaacttataaaaatcgAACccaaatcattgaaaatttatgtgaatttagCCAAAATCTATctcaatttgataaaaaaaagtaatttaatttaactaaaatcTGTTTTTCGTAAAACTGAAcctaattcattaaaaattgaattagattttatcaaaattttaatcttttaacaATATCTAGCCTAAAGTTATCAAAATCGTACctgaattattcaaaatctAACCTATTTTGcccattttattcaaaatcgaatcaattttattaaaaaaaatgttttttttttaaacaaaatcgaccaaaatttgatcaaaaatgaatttatccaTTTCATTGAAACTTAATCTCTTATCAAAATTGAATCAAGATCATTAGTTTGGTGTCGTTTGTTTGCATGGCAGAAAATTGATCAAGCGTTAGAAAAAACAGAACGTTataagagaaatgtcaaacgtgtgagaagaaacgtcaaacatatagatgaaatgtcaaattaaaaaaagaaacgtctgATGTTAATCTTTGCTGTTAATTCAAATGTAACAGTCATTTATGATTTTGTTAgctcgtttctttttttctctcatttttaaggatttttaaattttattcagagAAGCTAAAAATACTTCCTTGACTAcaccaaaaaatgcaaagaattacGTCACAACATTGTTTTTCGTATGTTTCAACgtgtgaaacataaaaatgttaaaacttATTGATGAAACATTGGCGTGAATGTTTCAAATTtactttcttcacaaaatttttttctgataattttttttttctttttcgaatAATCAGATCAGCCTATCGGACTCCATTGACTGCTCCGCAGCGCATCAAGTCATCTAGTGCTGATCGCATTGATAAAATCATGCCCAAGATGCCGATTGATGAATCGCTGGCCCTACTGCGCTACCCACGTGTCGGTGAGACGCTCGTCTCATTGACTGGGAGTCCCGTAGTTGGGTTTTCGGGCAGTATGGAACCCACGGCGAGTGTGAACATTCCCACAAATGACGGAGTATTGTCCCTCCGTCCCACGGCATCGTCAAACTTCGATGCACAGATGATCAGTCAAATTGATCCGGAAACTTATCAGAATCTTCAGCAATTGCAGAAAAATCTGGCCATGATTGTGGAAATGGGCAAGAAGAGTATTGCcgccaaaaaataattcaatcgTTTTGCGCGCGCGAAAACTTCATcaatcatttgaaattttcatacttattttattaatttttatctggATTAATTCCACTTTTAGCCGGATTGCTTTTGAGCTCCCAACATTGCCCTGAATCTCGGcctttataaattatttttgttttgattCTCTGAAATCTTGTTTAGATCTTGagagtaaatttttttgtaatgaattggagtaaaaaataaaaacagagatgaattgaaaatgataaaataaattgaaaattaagggAAAAGAAGCTTAGAGGCCACTCATGAGGGGCTTCCGTCCTGGCCATGCTTCCTTGGCGTACTTCTTCTTTCGCGGTTCGTCTCCAGTATGCATTTCGGGCTCCTCAATGCGCGACGACGGAGCTGGAGGTGGTGGCATCTTCTCGGGCGTCACAGCAATGTCCGTGGGGAGGACATCGGGTGCTGGATTGGGCAGGAGGAGTCCCAGTTTGGAGCCCAAACTCAGTGGAGCCGCCCCTTCGTCCACGTCCATTGAGTACTTGCCATCATCGGCAGATGGGGGGAGACCGTGATAGAGATGCGGGACAAGGGCAGTGGGATGAAGGTGCTTTGCAGCATCGGCGCTTGTGCTGGCATTCCCGGAGCTGATTCCCATGTCCATTTTTGCACGCTTCGTGGGTACCACTGTGGTCTGCACGAGGTTCCGGAAGCGCCCAATGGTGGGATCAATGTCCTCCGGATTGATAACAATCTCATCATCATTGAACGTCACGCTCTTCCGCATCCGCTTCCGGTTATTCTTATCCTTCTCCAGATTACTCTTGTACGTGGTATCATCGGCAATGCCCAGCATGGAGATTCGACGATTTGTTGCCGTATTGTACTCTGTTAAGTTCTACGAGGAAGAAATGACAAAGAAATGTCTTCCGGaagctccaaaaaaaaagctcattttgtaCTCACATCGAGTTCACTTTGACTCTCCGGAAGACCAAGAAGGGCTCCCTCGGTGGCATCTGACATGGGGATGTCTTCCATAATGTTGGGACGAACCCCCGTTGAGGGTCTCTCGCGTAAAATGTAGGATCTTGTGGAGGCTCCAAAGTGAAATTGGGAATTCATGTGCAGCTGCGTTGGTTTGTGCGCCTCCAACCGGATATTCCCAATGAACGTTCCATGAGCTACAAATTGCATCCTGTGAGATGAGGCAGACCACTGAGGATCACCAAAAAAGCTACTTACTACTGCCCAAATCCACAAGATAGGAGATGTGGAGGTGCTTGTGGTAGACGTAGGCAGCATGAACGCGTGAACAGGATTGATGATCAATGCAGAAATCATTGAGCTGAGAATTCCTTCCAAAGAGGTAGCACTTCTTCTCATCAATCATTAGCTTCTGGATGAGTTTGTCCTCCTTGAGGACGTCCAAATGGAAGCCCGTGGGTGGTTTTCCTgccctaaaaatatttatttgttccTTGAAACTCCTTTCGAatttgcccaaaaaaatgatttttctcaccaTTTGGGGACTTCGTAGTGATTAGCCATTGCAGGCAAAAGGGTCTAATTGCCCAGATAAAGTgcagaaaatgtgaattttccaatttttcacgAAGCGTAAAATGAAAACAGACTTGACAAGACTTCTTCCAGCAGGTGCTTTCAGCGCCTCTCCGCGGAGAATTTAGCAA from Lutzomyia longipalpis isolate SR_M1_2022 chromosome 4, ASM2433408v1 encodes:
- the LOC129795042 gene encoding polyglutamylase complex subunit TTLL1, which translates into the protein MAHESKRVTTNLATMYGRIAPSGNHEKIKIYFCTDLDKSVLINNFEKRGWVQVAADDDWNFYWAGTQTCRNIFSVDSGYRMHDNQIINHFPNHYELSRKDLLVKNIKRYRKDLERDGSPLAEKTETNQTGGTKYLYLDFIPVTFVLPADYNMFVEEYRKNPSSTWIMKPCGKSQGAGIFLINKLSKLKKWSREAKTAFHPQIGKESYVISRYIDNPLLIGGKKFDLRLYVLVTSFRPLKAYQFKLGFCRFCTVKYDTSVTELDNMYVHLTNVSVQKHGGEYNNLHGGKWSVQNLRLYLEGTRGKEVTDKLFGSITWLIVHSLRAVSPVMASDRHCFECYGYDIIIDNTLKPWLVEVNASPSLTSTTVNDRILKYKLIDNILSVVLPPDGVPDVRWNKIPNQEALGNFELLLDEEIAAQDENSSIVSKKHNGNRWK
- the LOC129795106 gene encoding 39S ribosomal protein L23, mitochondrial; amino-acid sequence: MSTRWYPIYQKGNPQLRVFLPNFWMKLIRPVHEQPKNVVQFSCSLEMTKYDVQNYLEKIYNIPVKEVRTRIESGKTTQDPNFGYIKKADDVKIAYVTLPRDMTFEFPDIFPKEKKDKIKDEKSLDEAKKNYKKFLDRNKSRPSVPGWYSI
- the LOC129795066 gene encoding cytochrome b-c1 complex subunit 8 isoform X2, whose translation is MGKHFGELAKVRGIVTYKLSPFEQRAFAGVISHGIPNTLRRIRSSIFRVVPPFIIGYIVYDAVESRHTQLSRKNPKDYENDV
- the LOC129795066 gene encoding borealin isoform X1, which codes for MPRTKVSKNPKRNREQAQDDALLNYLREYDEYVEAEFAALENKHTENIQRIERETQEILSLISEEILNMKIGDIKAMTASNLAEVFQLLQVNVAETLSSTREANSVRKRKQSKEDEGYLTEGRTSENTTTVAPTSAIRGPLSAARAKMRRSKSTGMIPSVPRMPPSRLKPPTPLKGPLVPQTEHKSRSAYRTPLTAPQRIKSSSADRIDKIMPKMPIDESLALLRYPRVGETLVSLTGSPVVGFSGSMEPTASVNIPTNDGVLSLRPTASSNFDAQMISQIDPETYQNLQQLQKNLAMIVEMGKKSIAAKK
- the LOC129795056 gene encoding nuclear inhibitor of protein phosphatase 1; this encodes MANHYEVPKWAGKPPTGFHLDVLKEDKLIQKLMIDEKKCYLFGRNSQLNDFCIDHQSCSRVHAAYVYHKHLHISYLVDLGSTHGTFIGNIRLEAHKPTQLHMNSQFHFGASTRSYILRERPSTGVRPNIMEDIPMSDATEGALLGLPESQSELDNLTEYNTATNRRISMLGIADDTTYKSNLEKDKNNRKRMRKSVTFNDDEIVINPEDIDPTIGRFRNLVQTTVVPTKRAKMDMGISSGNASTSADAAKHLHPTALVPHLYHGLPPSADDGKYSMDVDEGAAPLSLGSKLGLLLPNPAPDVLPTDIAVTPEKMPPPPAPSSRIEEPEMHTGDEPRKKKYAKEAWPGRKPLMSGL